In bacterium, the DNA window TGCACGTTTTGTGTTTGGCAATTTGGCAGATATCCAAGGCCCATGGGGCATGATTTTTGCGATCAAAGTTATTCCGACCATTATCTTTTTTGGTGCATTGATGGCGTTGTTGTTCCATCTTGGCATTGTACAAATTTTTGTTAAAGGCTTGGCGATTGTTATTCGACCAATTCTTGGCACCTCGGGCGCCGAAACGCTTTCAGTTGCTGCCAACAGTATGCTTGGGCAAACTGAAGCGCCATTGCTCATCAAACATTATTTGCCAAAAATGACCTCATCAGAAATGTTACTGGTTATGGTTGGTGGCATGTCGCACTTGAGTGGTTCGCTGTTGGCTGTTTATGGCAGTATGGGTGTACCAATCGAGCACTTGCTCTCTTCGACGATCATGGCCATTCCTGGTGCTGTTTTGATTGCTAAAATTTTGATACCAGAGACCGGTATGCCAGAGACGATGGGTGGCAAAGTAATCAAACTTGAAGTAGAAACCAAAAATTCTCTTGATGCTATTTCACGTGGTACTACCGATGGTTTAAATTTGGCTGTTAATGTTGGCGCTATGCTTATTGCTTTTATTAGTTTGATGGCGCTTGTGAATACCATTTTGACGTCAGTTGTTGGTTTGTCGTTGAACGATATTTTTGCAAAAGCATTTTACTTTGTTGCGTTCTTTCTTGGTATTGCGCCAGAAGATCGTTCATTGGCTGCAAGCTTGCTTGGTCAAAAAGTGGTTATTAATGAATTTGTTGCCTATGCAACATTTACCGGTTCTGAAATGCTTGAGCGTTCTCGCGCTATTATGACTTATGCGCTTGCTGGCTTTTCAAACTTTTCATGCATTGGTATTCAAATTGGCGGCATTGGTGCTATCTGTCCTGAAAAACGCACGATGCTGACCAAGCTTGGTTTGCTGGCGCTTTTGGGTGGTATGCTAACCAATTTGCTTAATGCGGCCATTGCCAGTTTATTTGTTTAAGATTTTTTACAAGGTCTGGCGGTAGCAAAATTCATCGCCAGACCCAATTAAAGACTTTTCTAATTCTAGCCGTGTCTTTAATTAAAATGTTTTTTATGATAACCTGAAAGCGTAATAAGTTTCTCAGGGGGCATATTTAACGGATTATGACGGTATGAAAATTGCAGTTTTAGTTTCTGGTGGAGTAGACAGCTCTGTTGCACTTGCGCTGCTTAAAGCACAAGGTCACGACGTTACTGCTTTTTATCTTAAAATCTGGCTTGAAGACGAGCTGGCGTATTTGGGTGACTGTCCGTGGGAAGAGGATCTTGCCTACGCCCGCGCTGTTTGTGAAAAGCTTGATGTCCCGTTAGAAGTCGTTCCATTGCAAGAAGCTTACTGGAGCAAGGTGGTTTCGTATACGTTGGCCGAAGTCAAAGTTGGTCGCACGCCAAGCCCAGATTTGATGTGTAACCAACTTATTAAATTTGGTGCCTTTTTTGACACACTTGATTCAAGTTTTGAAAAAGTTGCGACTGGGCATTATGCACAGGTTGAGACCATTGCTGGCGTAACGTATCTTAAAAAAGCCAAAGATCCGGTTAAAGATCAGACTTATTTTTTGTCCCAATTAAACCAAGAACAGTTGTCACGCATTCTTTTTCCCATCGGCCATTTACTCAAAAGCGAAGTGCGCGCAGCGGCAGAACAGTTTGCTTTGCCAACCCAAAGTCGCAAAGATAGCCAAGGTATTTGTTTTTTGGGAAAAATAAAATTTAGTGATTTTGTTAAACATCATCTTGGTATTCAAAAAGGCGATTTGATAGAATTTGAAACGAATGAAAAAATTGGCGAGCAAGAAGGTTTTTGGTACTACACTATCGGCCAGCGCAAAGGTATAGGCCTTTCGGGTGGGCCGTGGTACGTTGTTTCAAAAGATACGGTAGCAAATATTGTCTATATTTCGCGACAGTATCACGATCCAGAAAAACTGCGTAATCAGTTTGACGTGAGCCATATTAATTGGCTTTCCGGCAAGCCGGCGTGTTTCGACGGGCTGACACTTAAATTGCGTCATGGTGAGCTTGAATACGGTTGTTCGGTCACCTTTCTTGATCAGGACCAAACAAAAGCTCAGATTGTTATTGATGGACAAGATCAAGGAATTGCGCCTGGTCAGTTTGCCGTTTTTTATCAGCACGATATTTGTTTAGGTTCGGCGACCATTTGTTAAATGATGGGATTTTGTGAAGATTAAACCGCATCGTTGGTGGCGAAGATTTTATAATCATCGTCGAGAAAGTATCTGGCAGCACATTCTGAGTATTGCTCGTACGGCTCTCCATTTTCTTAAAAGTAAAATTTGGCAGTTTAAAAAAGATATGATTCCCGCCTTGGTGGCCTGGCGCCACGAGGGTATGCCACAAGGGCGCAGTATTGAGCCCATTATTACCTGGATAGGACATGC includes these proteins:
- the mnmA gene encoding tRNA 2-thiouridine(34) synthase MnmA: MKIAVLVSGGVDSSVALALLKAQGHDVTAFYLKIWLEDELAYLGDCPWEEDLAYARAVCEKLDVPLEVVPLQEAYWSKVVSYTLAEVKVGRTPSPDLMCNQLIKFGAFFDTLDSSFEKVATGHYAQVETIAGVTYLKKAKDPVKDQTYFLSQLNQEQLSRILFPIGHLLKSEVRAAAEQFALPTQSRKDSQGICFLGKIKFSDFVKHHLGIQKGDLIEFETNEKIGEQEGFWYYTIGQRKGIGLSGGPWYVVSKDTVANIVYISRQYHDPEKLRNQFDVSHINWLSGKPACFDGLTLKLRHGELEYGCSVTFLDQDQTKAQIVIDGQDQGIAPGQFAVFYQHDICLGSATIC
- a CDS encoding NupC/NupG family nucleoside CNT transporter, producing the protein MKDNHYISIIGIFVIIGIAFLFSNNKTKINPRLVASALLMQFVLAFFILNTSVGRSIFLAISHGFEALYHFADEGARFVFGNLADIQGPWGMIFAIKVIPTIIFFGALMALLFHLGIVQIFVKGLAIVIRPILGTSGAETLSVAANSMLGQTEAPLLIKHYLPKMTSSEMLLVMVGGMSHLSGSLLAVYGSMGVPIEHLLSSTIMAIPGAVLIAKILIPETGMPETMGGKVIKLEVETKNSLDAISRGTTDGLNLAVNVGAMLIAFISLMALVNTILTSVVGLSLNDIFAKAFYFVAFFLGIAPEDRSLAASLLGQKVVINEFVAYATFTGSEMLERSRAIMTYALAGFSNFSCIGIQIGGIGAICPEKRTMLTKLGLLALLGGMLTNLLNAAIASLFV